A genome region from Natranaeroarchaeum sulfidigenes includes the following:
- a CDS encoding acetyl-CoA carboxylase biotin carboxylase subunit produces MFRKVLVANRGEIAVRVMRACEELNVGTVAVYSEADKNAGHVRYADEAYNIGPARAADSYLDHEAVIEAARKANADAIHPGYGFLAENAEFAGKVEETEITWIGPSADAMEQLGEKTKARKVMDSAGVPIVPGTTDPVTEPEEVEAFGEEHGYPIAIKAEGGGGGRGMKIVEGPEEIEDQLTSAKREGEAYFDNDSVYLERFLENPRHVEVQIIADGEGNVRHLGERDCSLQRRHQKVIEEGPSPALTDELREQIGEAARRGVQAADYTNAGTVEFLVEEDPDREAGELLGPDTNFYFLEVNTRIQVEHCVTEEITGIDIVKWQLRVAAGEELAFEQDDVEFDGHAIEFRINAENAAEEFAPQTGTLRTYDPPGGIGVRVDDALRQGDEIGGDYDSMVAKLIVYGSDRDECISRSLRALREFEIEGLTTVIPFHRLMLSDKAFVDGRHTTKYLDEELDPSRIEEAQVQWGADTIGDDGDEESVVERQFTVEVNGKRFDVDLEERGATPITAQPSSGGDDRPDTVGPDGTDETEIMGDGETVTAEMQGTILEINVEVGDEVAAGDVICVLEAMKMENDVVAERGGEVTQIAVAEEDSVDMGDVLVVLD; encoded by the coding sequence ATGTTCAGGAAGGTCCTGGTTGCGAACCGTGGAGAGATCGCGGTTCGGGTGATGCGAGCCTGTGAGGAGTTGAACGTCGGGACCGTCGCTGTCTACAGCGAGGCCGACAAGAACGCGGGCCACGTTCGATACGCCGACGAGGCGTACAACATCGGCCCCGCACGGGCGGCCGACTCCTATCTCGACCACGAGGCGGTCATCGAGGCAGCACGGAAGGCAAACGCCGACGCGATCCATCCCGGCTACGGCTTCCTCGCGGAGAACGCCGAGTTCGCGGGTAAGGTCGAGGAGACCGAGATCACGTGGATCGGCCCCTCGGCCGACGCCATGGAGCAACTCGGTGAGAAGACGAAAGCGCGCAAAGTGATGGATTCGGCCGGCGTCCCGATCGTTCCGGGGACGACGGACCCGGTGACCGAACCGGAGGAAGTCGAGGCGTTCGGTGAGGAACACGGCTATCCGATCGCGATCAAGGCCGAGGGCGGTGGCGGCGGACGCGGCATGAAGATCGTTGAGGGACCCGAGGAGATCGAGGACCAACTGACGAGTGCGAAACGCGAGGGTGAGGCCTATTTCGACAACGATTCGGTGTATCTCGAACGGTTTCTGGAGAACCCACGTCACGTCGAGGTACAGATCATCGCCGACGGAGAGGGGAACGTCAGGCATCTCGGGGAACGGGACTGCTCGCTCCAGCGACGCCACCAGAAAGTCATCGAGGAAGGGCCGAGCCCGGCACTCACGGATGAGCTGCGCGAGCAGATCGGCGAAGCGGCCCGTCGCGGCGTTCAGGCTGCCGACTACACGAACGCCGGGACCGTCGAGTTCCTCGTCGAGGAGGACCCGGACCGGGAGGCGGGCGAACTGCTCGGACCCGATACGAACTTCTACTTCCTCGAAGTGAACACCCGTATTCAGGTCGAACACTGCGTCACCGAGGAGATCACGGGCATCGATATCGTCAAATGGCAGCTCCGCGTCGCCGCGGGCGAGGAACTCGCCTTCGAGCAGGACGACGTCGAGTTCGACGGTCACGCCATCGAGTTCCGGATCAACGCCGAGAATGCGGCCGAGGAGTTCGCCCCCCAGACGGGGACGCTCCGAACCTACGATCCGCCGGGGGGGATCGGTGTCCGTGTCGACGACGCCCTGCGTCAGGGCGACGAGATCGGCGGGGACTACGATTCGATGGTCGCAAAACTGATCGTCTACGGGAGCGACCGAGACGAGTGTATCAGTCGAAGCCTGCGCGCCCTCCGTGAGTTCGAGATCGAGGGGCTGACCACCGTAATTCCGTTCCACAGACTGATGTTGAGCGACAAGGCGTTCGTCGACGGGCGTCACACAACGAAATACCTCGACGAGGAACTGGATCCATCCCGGATCGAGGAGGCTCAGGTCCAGTGGGGTGCCGACACGATCGGCGACGACGGGGACGAGGAGTCAGTCGTCGAGCGGCAGTTCACCGTCGAAGTCAACGGGAAACGGTTCGACGTGGATCTCGAAGAGCGCGGCGCAACACCGATCACCGCCCAGCCGTCCTCGGGGGGCGACGACCGACCGGATACCGTGGGGCCTGACGGGACCGACGAAACGGAGATCATGGGTGACGGCGAGACAGTCACCGCGGAGATGCAGGGGACAATCCTGGAGATCAATGTCGAGGTGGGCGACGAAGTCGCCGCTGGTGACGTGATCTGCGTCCTCGAGGCGATGAAAATGGAAAACGACGTGGTCGCGGAACGCGGCGGCGAGGTCACACAGATCGCCGTCGCCGAAGAGGACAGCGTCGATATGGGTGACGTGCTGGTCGTGCTGGACTAG
- the cysK gene encoding cysteine synthase A, translated as MATTESEMNVSDSVAELIGETPLLRIGENLYAKIEAQNPYSVKDRIGREIIDAAERSGALEPGGTVVEATSGNTGIGLAAISAARGYDCVLTMPESMSEERRAMLAALGAELELTPADDGMTGANERAAEIVDEHDNAILARQFENDANPTAHRKTTGPEIWRDTGGRVDAVVAGVGTGGTITGLAEYFDEERGANVTTVAVEPAESPTLTEQSDDSHGIQGIGPGFVPEILRMELIDEVRDVDTDRAKETARWFGRNEGLMIGISSGAALAAGREYAAENPDDCTVVILPDTGERYLSTDLYAPE; from the coding sequence ATGGCTACGACCGAATCCGAGATGAACGTCAGCGACTCGGTCGCCGAGTTGATCGGTGAAACTCCACTGTTGCGCATCGGTGAGAACCTGTACGCAAAGATCGAGGCGCAAAATCCCTACTCAGTAAAAGACCGGATCGGCCGTGAGATTATCGACGCGGCGGAGCGTTCCGGTGCGCTCGAACCGGGTGGGACCGTCGTCGAGGCGACCAGCGGCAACACAGGGATCGGGCTCGCCGCGATTTCTGCCGCCCGTGGATACGATTGCGTGCTGACGATGCCCGAGTCGATGTCCGAAGAACGCCGTGCCATGCTCGCCGCGCTGGGCGCGGAACTGGAGCTGACGCCGGCCGACGACGGCATGACGGGTGCGAACGAACGGGCTGCGGAAATCGTCGACGAGCACGACAACGCCATCCTCGCCCGACAGTTCGAAAACGATGCAAACCCGACCGCTCATCGCAAGACGACTGGCCCGGAGATTTGGCGAGATACGGGCGGGCGCGTCGACGCGGTCGTCGCGGGGGTCGGGACGGGAGGAACGATCACCGGGCTTGCCGAGTACTTCGACGAGGAACGCGGCGCGAATGTCACGACCGTCGCCGTGGAACCGGCCGAATCGCCAACGCTGACCGAGCAAAGCGACGATAGCCACGGCATACAGGGGATCGGTCCGGGCTTCGTGCCGGAGATCCTGCGGATGGAACTGATCGATGAGGTCCGGGATGTAGACACCGATCGTGCCAAAGAGACCGCGAGATGGTTCGGACGTAACGAAGGACTCATGATCGGAATTTCCTCGGGTGCCGCGCTGGCCGCGGGACGGGAATACGCGGCGGAGAACCCCGATGATTGCACCGTCGTCATCCTCCCCGACACTGGTGAGCGGTATCTATCCACGGATCTGTACGCGCCCGAGTGA
- a CDS encoding acc operon protein, giving the protein MSNTTTDPETVNHSLGDVLPQDVSLSLPQTVSDAEAAAIAAAIGAHLRDRELAAARGESEEETWQGKRWAFAGKLDGCSGSTGRVPLDAPTDQWTAAGRSDRF; this is encoded by the coding sequence ATGTCGAACACAACTACCGATCCAGAGACGGTCAACCACTCCCTCGGGGACGTACTGCCCCAGGACGTCTCGTTGTCGCTTCCCCAAACTGTGAGCGACGCCGAGGCGGCCGCTATCGCCGCGGCGATCGGCGCACACCTCCGAGACCGGGAACTGGCCGCGGCACGTGGAGAAAGCGAGGAGGAGACGTGGCAGGGCAAGCGTTGGGCCTTCGCCGGAAAGCTCGATGGCTGTAGCGGCTCAACAGGACGTGTTCCGCTCGACGCGCCGACCGATCAGTGGACTGCTGCCGGACGCAGCGATCGGTTCTAG
- a CDS encoding acyl-CoA carboxylase subunit beta: MEDRIAELRELREEAELGGGESRIERQHDKGKMTARERIEYFLDDGTFHEFDKLRTHGSHNFGMEERKILTDGVVTGYGEVDGRKVFVFAHDFTVFGGSLGEVFAEKICKAMDTAMEVGCPIVGLNDSAGARIQEGVNSLAGFTEIFHRNQQASGVIPQISGIMGPCAGGAVYSPSITDFIFMVEDTSHMYITGPGVTKTVTGEEVSHEELGGASTHSSTTGVAQFSVPDDETALDRIRHLLSYLPQNNVEDPPRVEPWDDPDRQDDRLNEIVPPSPQKPYDMVDVIDSVMDEGSFFEVNENFAKNIVVGFSRLDGYSVGVVANQPRVNAGTLTVDSSMKAARFVRFCDAFNIPIVSFVDVPGYMPGTDQEHRGIIRHGAKLLYAYSEATVPLLTVITRKAYGGAYCVMASKHLGADVNYAWPTAEIAVMGPQGAVNLLYSDELEAAEDTEALRQELIQEYRDEFANPYTAADRGYLDDVIEPTETRPRLVQDLEMLRSKREDQPDKKHGNIPL, from the coding sequence ATGGAAGATCGGATCGCGGAGCTCCGAGAGCTCCGCGAGGAGGCCGAACTCGGCGGCGGTGAGTCCCGAATCGAACGCCAACACGACAAGGGGAAGATGACCGCCCGAGAGCGTATCGAGTACTTCCTCGACGACGGCACCTTCCACGAGTTCGACAAGCTCCGGACCCACGGGAGCCACAACTTCGGGATGGAAGAGCGAAAGATACTGACCGATGGAGTCGTGACGGGCTATGGCGAGGTCGATGGTCGAAAGGTGTTCGTCTTCGCGCACGACTTCACAGTATTTGGCGGCTCGCTCGGTGAGGTGTTCGCCGAGAAGATCTGCAAGGCAATGGACACCGCGATGGAGGTCGGCTGTCCGATCGTCGGCCTGAACGACTCGGCGGGAGCACGCATCCAGGAAGGCGTCAACAGCCTCGCGGGCTTTACCGAAATCTTCCACCGAAACCAGCAGGCAAGCGGTGTCATCCCACAGATATCCGGAATCATGGGCCCGTGTGCAGGTGGGGCCGTCTACTCTCCCTCGATTACCGACTTCATCTTCATGGTCGAGGATACGAGCCACATGTACATCACGGGACCGGGCGTCACGAAGACGGTGACGGGCGAGGAGGTCTCTCACGAAGAACTGGGCGGCGCGTCGACACACAGTTCGACGACGGGCGTAGCGCAGTTCTCCGTGCCCGACGACGAGACGGCACTAGACCGGATTCGTCATTTGCTCTCGTATCTTCCGCAGAACAACGTCGAGGATCCGCCACGGGTCGAACCGTGGGACGACCCCGACCGGCAGGACGACCGGCTCAACGAGATAGTCCCGCCGAGCCCACAGAAGCCGTACGATATGGTCGATGTCATCGATTCAGTGATGGACGAGGGGTCCTTTTTCGAGGTCAACGAGAACTTCGCAAAGAACATCGTCGTCGGCTTCTCGCGACTCGACGGGTACTCGGTCGGCGTTGTCGCGAACCAGCCCCGGGTCAACGCCGGGACGCTAACGGTCGATTCGAGCATGAAGGCAGCCCGGTTCGTCCGGTTCTGTGACGCCTTCAATATCCCGATCGTCTCTTTCGTCGACGTACCGGGCTACATGCCGGGGACCGATCAGGAACACCGCGGAATCATCCGTCACGGTGCGAAGTTGCTCTATGCGTACTCCGAGGCGACAGTCCCGCTGCTCACAGTCATCACCCGCAAGGCCTACGGCGGAGCCTACTGCGTGATGGCGTCGAAACACCTCGGCGCGGACGTCAACTACGCCTGGCCGACGGCCGAAATCGCGGTGATGGGGCCACAGGGTGCGGTAAACCTGCTTTACAGCGACGAGCTCGAAGCGGCCGAGGACACCGAGGCACTCCGGCAGGAGCTGATCCAGGAGTACCGCGATGAGTTCGCCAACCCCTACACCGCTGCCGACCGGGGCTATCTCGACGACGTCATCGAGCCGACCGAGACGCGCCCGCGGCTCGTGCAGGATCTGGAGATGCTCCGCTCGAAGCGCGAGGACCAGCCGGACAAGAAACACGGTAACATTCCGCTTTGA